The following coding sequences lie in one Arachis ipaensis cultivar K30076 chromosome B03, Araip1.1, whole genome shotgun sequence genomic window:
- the LOC107632080 gene encoding probable xyloglucan endotransglucosylase/hydrolase protein 28 has protein sequence MGLGGGLVTFFLCLLFFAAPSASSTNLLPIIPFDEGYAPLFGDNNLVIHRDGKTVHLSLDERTGSGFVSHDLYLHGYFSASIKLPADYTAGVVVAFYMSNGDMFQNNHDEIDFEFLGNIRGKDWRIQTNVYGNGSTSIGREERYGLWFDPAEDFHQYSILWTDSQIIFYVDNVPIREIKRTESMGGDFPSKPMTLYATIWDASDWATNGGKYRVNYKYAPYVAEFSDLVLHGCAVDPIEHEAKCDNAQTSKAVPTGVTPAQRIKMENFRKKHMTYSYCYDKVRYKVPPTECLINPQEAERLRKFDPVTFGGGRRRHGKRHYRSRGSQAEEAAAF, from the exons atgggATTGGGAGGAGGGTTGGTCACGTTCTTTTTGTGTCTACTATTTTTTGCTGCGCCTTCTGCTTCATCAACAAACTTATTGCCTATCATACCCTTCGATGAAGGATACGCACCCTTGTTTGGGGATAACAACTTGGTCATTCACAGGGATGGCAAAACCGTCCATCTTTCACTCGATGAGAGAACAG GTTCTGGATTCGTGTCTCATGATCTTTACCTCCATGGATATTTCAGTGCTTCCATTAAGCTACCTGCTGACTACACCGCTGGGGTTGTGGTTGCCTTTTAT ATGTCAAATGGTGACATGTTCCAGAACAACCATGATGAAATAGACTTTGAGTTCTTGGGGAATATAAGAGGCAAAGACTGGAGGATTCAGACCAATGTTTATGGCAATGGAAGTACAAGCATTGGCAGGGAGGAAAGATATGGCCTCTGGTTCGATCCTGCTGAGGATTTCCATCAGTACAGTATTCTCTGGACTGATTCTCAGATCAT ATTTTATGTAGATAATGTTCCTATTAGGGAAATTAAGCGGACGGAATCTATGGGAGGTGACTTCCCTTCCAAGCCTATGACTCTGTACGCGACAATATGGGACGCATCTGATTGGGCAACCAATGGAGGCAAATACAGAGTGAATTACAAGTATGCACCCTATGTCGCCGAGTTCTCTGATCTTGTCTTGCACGGTTGTGCGGTCGATCCCATTGAACATGAAGCCAAGTGTGACAATGCTCAAACTTCCAAAGCAGTTCCTACTGGTGTCACACCAGCACAAAGAATCAAGATGGAGAACTTCAGGAAGAAGCACATGACATACTCTTACTGTTACGACAAAGTCAGATACAAAGTCCCTCCAACAGAGTGTCTCATTAATCCCCAAGAAGCTGAGAGGCTGAGAAAATTCGACCCCGTGACATTCGGGGGTGGCCGGCGCCGCCACGGAAAGCGACATTATCGCAGCAGAGGGAGCCAGGCAGAAGAAGCTGCTGCATTTTGA